The Cryomorphaceae bacterium genome has a window encoding:
- a CDS encoding alpha/beta fold hydrolase, translating to MKKVYFLPGLGADERLYANIHLDGVEEHYLNWMEPEECKTLAEYALKFVPLIDPDEPFYLIGTSMGGMMAIELQKHVSPEKMILISTVKTRSELPIHLKTVARTRLNALFSGSLIQNLSGLIDTVYPWQTLTQRDLFLEMLNNCTPAYLEFAINACVNWDNQQMPLNFVHLHGSRDPLFPAGRAKGAEIIQGGNHFMVYEMGAVMTERIQFHLDQPVVKQVSSSRKRV from the coding sequence ATGAAAAAGGTCTATTTTCTTCCGGGGCTGGGTGCCGACGAGCGATTGTACGCCAATATTCACCTTGATGGGGTAGAAGAGCACTACCTGAACTGGATGGAGCCCGAAGAGTGTAAAACCCTCGCGGAGTATGCCCTGAAATTTGTTCCGCTGATAGATCCCGATGAGCCTTTCTATTTGATCGGAACCTCCATGGGTGGGATGATGGCCATCGAGTTGCAGAAGCACGTTTCACCCGAAAAGATGATCCTCATTTCAACTGTAAAAACCCGCAGTGAACTGCCCATCCACCTGAAAACGGTGGCCCGCACCCGGCTCAATGCCCTTTTTAGTGGCTCGTTGATTCAAAACCTGTCGGGATTGATAGATACCGTCTATCCCTGGCAAACACTTACCCAGCGCGACCTTTTTCTGGAAATGCTGAATAACTGCACGCCCGCCTACCTGGAATTTGCCATCAATGCCTGCGTGAATTGGGATAACCAGCAGATGCCTTTGAATTTTGTGCACCTTCACGGCTCACGCGACCCGCTTTTCCCAGCGGGCAGGGCTAAAGGAGCCGAGATTATTCAAGGCGGAAATCACTTTATGGTGTATGAAATGGGAGCGGTTATGACAGAGCGCATTCAATTTCACCTTGACCAACCGGTGGTAAAGCAGGTGTCGTCATCACGAAAGCGCGTCTGA